A DNA window from Aspergillus nidulans FGSC A4 chromosome V contains the following coding sequences:
- a CDS encoding uncharacterized protein (transcript_id=CADANIAT00003421) translates to MRRLPQTIFAAALPARSISSCSPITFASKLQDQPHLRAPTNYRRQTLPHYRLFSQSCLFANSHTTSNSPFRLSSSSSTTQSQSPETPFPEAETETHIYIDPNTGLPVKDYSRYPPKRQWPPDMSKLSPKHQFRLERKYRRRAALKYARPKWTKATKIVQWGTIGFVIIYALLFMEWDERGGTPLEDLRTYVFGALKGAFSAPPPSSSMRRSEDFTPKRE, encoded by the exons ATGCGTAGATTACCACAGACTATCTTCGCCGCTGCCTTGCCAGCGCGCTCAATTTCATCATGTTCACCAATCACCTTCGCCAGCAAACTTCAAGATCAACCGCATCTCCGTGCGCCTACT AACTACCGACGTCAAACACTACCGCACTACAGATTGTTCTCACAATCCTGCCTCTTTGCCAATTCCCATACTACTTCAAACTCTCCCTTCCGcctctcctcatcctcatcaaccacacAATCACAATCACCCGAAACACCCTTCCCCGAAGCCGAAACCGAAACGCATATCTACATCGACCCCAACACGGGCCTACCCGTTAAAGACTACTCCCGCTACCCACCAAAGCGCCAATGGCCGCCGGACATGTCGAAGCTCTCGCCAAAACACCAGTTCCGCCTCGAGCGCAAGTACCGTCGGCGCGCGGCGCTGAAGTATGCGAGGCCCAAATGGACGAAGGCAACTAAGATTGTACAGTGGGGAACTATTGGAT TCGTTATAATTTACGCACTGCTGTTTATGGAGTGGGATGAAAGAGGCGGGACACCGCTTGAGGAT CTACGCACATACGTCTTTGGAGCACTCAAGGGTGCATTTTCTGCTCCAccgccttcatcttccatgcGGCGGTCTGAAGACTTCACTCCAAAGCGGGAGTAG
- a CDS encoding 3-ketoacyl-coA thiolase peroxisomal A precursor (transcript_id=CADANIAT00003422) has protein sequence MSGAQQRLIQVASHIGPKKGVSAITEKNPDDVVVTCALRSALTKGGKGGFKDTAAADILAGVFKGVIDRSGIDPSLVEDISVGTVLAPGGGATEFRAAALVAGFPETTAVKGLNRQCSSGLQAIVDIANAIKTGMIEVGIGAGVESMTSQYGPGAVTEFSELLENHEEAANCKVPMGVLSEQMAKDRNISRAAQDAFAASSYQKAVKAQKAGLFNEEILPLDVKWTDPKTNEEKTITVKADDGIRDGITAESLGKIRPAFAKDGSIHAGNASQISDGAAAVLLMKRSTAERLGQKIIGKFVCASVVGVKPLLMGIGPWKAIPVALQKAGITKDDVDIFEINEAFASQCVWCINELGLPEEKINPKGGAIAFGHPLGCTGARQISTLLTELKRTDKKVGVTSMCVGTGMGMAAVWVRE, from the exons ATGTCTGGTG CGCAGCAGCGTTTGATCCAAGTGGCTTCCCACATCGGGCCCAAGAAGGGCGTTTCCGCCATCACAGAAAAGAACCCCGATGATGTCGTCGTAACATGTGCACTCCGCAGCGCTCTGACCAAAGGCGGTAAGGGAGGGTTCAAGGATACCGCTGCAGCCGATATTCTGGCCGGTGTTTTCAAGGGCGTGATTGACCGCAGCGGTATCGATCCTAGCCTCGTTGAGGATATTTCAGTCGGTACCGTCCTCGCCCCTGGAGGCGGAGCTACGGAGTTCCGGGCTGCGGCGCTCGTTGCTGGCTTCCCTGAGACCACAGCCGTCAAGGGTCTGAACCGTCAATGCTCGAGCGGTCTGCAGGCTATTGTGGACATTGCCAATGCGATCAAGACGGGTATGATTGAAGTTGGTATTGGTGCCGGTGTGGAGAGCATGACTTCGCAATATGG CCCCGGCGCCGTTACTGAGTTCTCTGAACTCCTCGAAAACCACGAAGAAGCTGCCAACTGCAAAGTTCCCATGGGTGTCCTCTCCGAGCAGATGGCCAAAGACCGAAACATCTCCCGCGCCGCACAAGACGCCTTTGCCGCGTCATCATACCAAAAGGCCGTAAAGGCCCAAAAAGCAGGCCTCTTCAACGAAGAAATCCTTCCCCTTGATGTCAAGTGGACAGACCCCAAGAcgaacgaggagaagacCATTACCGTCAAGGCTGATGACGGCATCCGCGACGGCATCACCGCGGAGTCGCTCGGTAAAATCCGCCCGGCCTTTGCCAAGGACGGATCCATCCACGCTGGTAACGCGTCGCAAATCTCTGATGGCGCTGCCGCTGTCCTGCTTATGAAGCGCTCGACCGCTGAACGTCTTGGCCAGAAGATCATCGGCAAGTTCGTCTGCGCTAGCGTTGTCGGCGTCAAGCCGCTGCTTATGGGCATTGGTCCCTGGAAGGCTATCCCTGTTGCACTTCAGAAGGCGGGCATCACGAAGGACGATGTCGACATCTTTGAGATCAACGAGGCCTTCGCGTCGCAGTGTGTGTGGTGCATCAATGAACTTGGGCTAcctgaggagaagatcaacccTAAGGGTGGTGCTATTGCCTTTGGTCACCCGCTTGGATGCACGGGAGCACGTCAGATCAGCACGTTGCTCACGGAGCTGAAGCGCACAGACAAGAAGGTTGGCGTTACTAGTATGTGTGTTGGAACTGGTATGGGTATGGCTGCCGTCTGGGTTAGGGAGTAA
- a CDS encoding uncharacterized protein (transcript_id=CADANIAT00003420), whose product MASTQAPAIFEDAPRSPTKPSVLRALLGHRRNQSADDAARSMPYTSGSSSSSSPVEQQYPPSNQQPLGEITPNGTPDGMFYPGSPNKSGKGLHKKTKSAVSLKSLKNYIERKPEKTADDPSSKPKKAKSTNSFTAILKRSQHGRKSDEVKDGRDKENRSPSDPADNIPSPVWTQYGTPTHSFRDESSPANSNRRRTLQEEVSLYTPKGYGPAQQRNFYDYHQPSLSSRTNVKPRPKSDFFANGSKVKDLLGPFQGLSPSKQSLVDQQEPTSKMECGRPRGLSTPDARSETESRQASPKKPSRVQEVISAFNAKEREADLQKRLNAKDLESEFEKLLVSIPTQIGWRELTWTGCEEHSSQHEGQDEKDKLESTTPHSAASTYAAESTGRRGRGKDKKEEHDSHDSKGSRSRSRSRGFTFSRGNSSSPTKKRPESGSSHRRPKSIDLSAPGLSKILTPNASTTSLAVTAHRDTATDPSDFVHYLKEIQKPEIIEVGKIHKLRILLRNETVSWVDSFIAEGGMDEIVQLVYRIMKVEWREEHEDNLLHETLLCLKALCTTSVALQRLTDIEAELFPALLGMLFDKEKKGPSEFTTRGIIINLIFTQLSTAASAEDGAARTNRILSYLRDPPEENQPLSFIANIYQSRPYRVWCKEISNVTKEVFWIFLHHLNVIPVVQSDKSLESYRERHFPAPRPPVPAAPYVGGVEWDATNYLAAHIDLINGLIASLPTVEERNNLRKELRASGFEKVMGATLRTCKEKFYSSVHDCLRTWVSAAVEDGWPHLAVREGPPRQEASSPTRSPVKSPNKKGGLNDLPPKLDLKIDIPVGGGGGGNRKGDPIGDWL is encoded by the exons ATGGCTTCGACGCAGGCTCCCGCCATTTTCGAAGATGCGCCTCGTTCTCCCACCAAACCGTCCGTCCTTCGAGCGCTCCTGGGCCATAGACGAAACCAATCGGCCGACGATGCCGCTCGTTCGATGCCCTACACAAGCGGTTCTTCGAGCAGTTCCTCCCCGGTGGAGCAGCAGTATCCTCCGTCGAACCAACAACCCCTTGGAGAGATCACCCCCAATGGTACACCAGACGGCATGTTCTATCCTGGATCCCCGAATAAAAGCGGTAAGGGGCTGCacaagaagacgaagagcgcCGTTTCCTTGAAATCTCTCAAGAACTATATCGAGCGCAAGCCAGAAAAGACAGCCGATGATCCGAGCAGCAAaccgaagaaggcgaagtcTACCAATAGTTTTACGGCTATCCTGAAACGCTCCCAGCACGGACGCAAGAGCGACGAGGTCAAAGATGGCCGTGATAAAGAGAATAGAAGCCCTTCTGACCCTGCGGATAATATACCTTCCCCTGTCTGGACGCAATATGGCACGCCGACGCACTCGTTCCGTGACGAGTCCTCGCCGGCCAATAGTAACAGACGGAGAACTCTGCAAGAGGAAGTCTCGCTCTACACCCCAAAGGGATACGGTCCCGCCCAGCAGCGGAACTTCTACGACTACCACCAACCATCCCTCAGCAGCCGAACCAATGTGAAGCCTCGTCCGAAATCCGATTTCTTTGCTAACGGCTCTAAAGTGAAGGACCTTCTTGGGCCTTTCCAGGGGCTCTCCCCGAGCAAGCAGTCCCTCGTTGACCAGCAGGAGCCCACTTCGAAGATGGAGTGCGGAAGGCCTAGAGGTCTTTCGACTCCTGATGCTCGCTCTGAGACAGAGTCCAGGCAGGCAAGCCCGAAGAAACCCTCGCGTGTGCAGGAAGTGATTTCGGCATTCAATGCGAAGGAGCGTGAGGCTGATTTGCAGAAGCGGCTTAATGCTAAGGATCTGGAAAGCGAATTTGAGAAGCTACTTGTTAGCATACCCACCCAGATTGGATGGCGCGAGCTAACGTGGACAGGATGCGAGGAACATTCCTCACAACATGAGGGACAAGATGAG AAAGACAAGCTCGAAAGCACAACGCCTCACAGCGCTGCCAGCACATACGCAGCCGAGAGTACaggccgccgcggccgcggaaaagacaagaaagaagaacacGACAGTCATGACAGTAAAGGGTCTCGATCGCGGTCGAGGAGTCGCGGTTTCACCTTCAGCAGGGGCAactcatcatcaccaaccaAGAAGCGGCCAGAGAGCGGAAGCTCCCATCGACGACCGAAGTCTATTGATCTTAGCGCCCCTGGGCTGTCTAAGATTCTCACACCTAATGCATCCACAACGTCGCTTGCGGTTACGGCACACCGTGACACAGCTACCGATCCGTCGGATTTTGTGCACTACTTGAAGGAGATCCAGAAACCCGAGATTATCGAGGTTGGCAAAATCCACAAGCttcgcatccttcttcgTAATGAAACTGTCAGCTGGGTTGATAGCTTCATCGCTGAAGGGGGCATGGATGAGATAGTACAACTTGTCTATCGGATCATGAAGGTTGAGTGGAG GGAAGAACACGAAGACAACCTACTTCATGAGACATTGCTGTGTCTCAAAGCTCTCTGCACGACGTCTGTGGCGCTGCAACGCCTAACCGATATTGAAGCGGAGCTATTCCCAGCATTACTGGGCATGTTGTTcgacaaagaaaagaaaggccCTAGCGAGTTCACCACCCGCggtatcatcatcaacctcatctttACCCAGCTTTCCACAGCAGCGTCCGCTGAGGACGGTGCAGCCCGCACCAACCGTATCCTCTCATACCTCCGAGACCCCCCAGAAGAAAATCAACCGCTCTCATTCATCGCCAATATCTACCAATCCCGCCCCTACCGCGTCTGGTGCAAGGAAATTTCCAACGTCACCAAGGAGGTCTTCTGGATCTTTCTGCACCACCTCAACGTAATCCCCGTGGTGCAATCTGATAAAAGCCTGGAAAGTTACCGTGAGCGTCACTTTCCCGCACCTCGTCCCCCTGTTCCTGCCGCGCCCTACGTCGGCGGCGTAGAGTGGGACGCAACTAATTACCTCGCCGCTCACATCGACCTGATCAACGGCCTCATTGCATCATTACCGACAGTTGAAGAACGGAACAATCTCCGCAAGGAGTTGCGCGCCTCGGGATTTGAGAAGGTCATGGGCGCCACACTCAGAACCTGCAAGGAAAAATTCTATTCATCTGTTCATGACTGTTTGAGGACTTGGGTCTCGGCTGCGGTGGAAGACGGCTGGCCGCATCTTGCTGTTAGAGAGGGGCCCCCCAGGCAGGAGGCTTCGTCGCCTACGAGGTCGCCAGTCAAGAGCCCAAATAAGAAGGGCGGACTTAATGATTTGCCGCCGAAGCTGGATTTGAAAATCGATATTCCGgtcggtggcggtggtggggGTAACAGGAAGGGAGACCCTATTGGGGATTGGTTGTGA
- a CDS encoding PE repeat family protein (transcript_id=CADANIAT00003419) has product MAKKKGGNNKKKGNSAKRAPVNDNNFLNPEVSKPVSDPAESEEHGVPDPDNKPDAPEAEKDQAPVPDAPQKDESSSENASSPEAEASSGATTPPDTVEEPKPEGSEPEAETPAEEAAPQSAEERPAEEAAEPAAEPSEQTDTAPADPAADEAPTEEKPAEETAEPATAEPAEDQSPAAKSPETETTTEPEATPAPTEEAAPEPAAEAEQPAATDAVAEAPAPETATEEGPAPSEEKKAATETTEEPAADTPPESSAEELKPTGKKNKKKNKKKKKNGVEEPEPEPTTKSEPATEPEPAAEPEPAEPETTATPEEGAEPDAATQPEPAAPEAAESEAAAETAPATKPEAATQPEPAAPEAEPEAAAEAKPTTEPETVLEAAPAPAAEPELEPVQKTEEPAAAPEELNEESTASSGKKKKKEKKKKKKGGATQSPPPEPSENEQPVAKSEPAAEPAADAVAEPTADAAAEPTTEAAAESEPAAEPAADAAAEPTADAAAEPTTEAAAESEPAAEPAAEPAAEPAAEPAAEPAAEPAAEPAAEPAAEPAAEPAAEPAAEPAAEPAAEPAAEPAAEPAAEPAAEPAAEPAAEPAAEPAAEPAAEPAAEPAAEPAAEPAAEPAAEPAAEPAAEPAAEPAAEPAADAVAEPTADAAAEPTTEAAAEPTEAAAESEPPTEPAADAAAEAATEPEPAVEAAPKEPPEPATGGKKKKKDKKNRKSRQQSPSAEKAGEETAPAVPADPPVSDPAVAAGEPTPAEDDKPATEPIEEAKDLEPPQPVEPASTAEPANEEKLAEPTGEPSVAKPAEEAPVLVAAEEPPAAESGEAEVSAQEPVDEQVPPSTTTEEEAPATNAQEPEPASAPAEGTPVAETPAVEVEAEPVTGESTPEESTPEIVDALGTAAEPAESAEPLAEAPTEEKPAAEAEEAPAPEPAPEVAAEAPKEVTEEVEPTPDEEKSAAEAEEAPASEPAPEVAAEAPNEATEDVEPTPEEAEKPAEGAANEDDFPECDPSAGFDKVEAEKAAAAQQAEKDAELEAEEASRQADELINFDEAPASPVVEEAKAPAAPEAEAVDLAPAPEPAEAPAEEAAAVTVDKTAEDDPKAAEPETPAEAQPEAIEEAPAPTVEEAAAAEEPSMEPTKEPEPSEAAPVEQATEETPTDEVKEPEAIAVAPNEAAEEAPAEVEVPAVEPAAAAPETAEPESEPVFEEAKPESPATREAPDETVAETPAEEPPVEDQAIVAPAVEDPPVEEPAAPAPAVEDFLVKDSEAEGAAAPVATEEPPPSAEEASRELDISDTPATYMVPAAAVAAAAAAYGATPSEHPAYPVAAEPAKESTRAIEDEYVYDEPSPRTLVPDTSAELGGHESLEDKYAAATRDSLERSRRRRRKSYAADYDDERRPSKSSSEGRGRRHVQPAPPPPAPQKTERNKLSQRWLEALEESRRQYEEKSQRELRRLQKLAAEQERAKRSERPGRTRSTKERDSVSKELRQRSSGGSRDGDRAPSSKHSQSTVPKPRHFLKYVPSEEEVSSNEPLPRVNSNKAVANIPDMPRRRSSTSHHSHGHSHRHPSEGRPSMERSSGSRRREEDFARLEARGHTERSSGSRRKEEDPSRMEVGHTTERSSGSRRREEDPARAEVRRARRHSEAIAEARGVEHSEREERRPDRRERRRDERERRDECQDEAPRSRGDEHERRRRHHRRREPTPPPSAATKLKGMLKAVIAAH; this is encoded by the exons ATGGCCAAAAAGAAGGGCGGCAATAATAAGAAGAAGGGTAACAGCGCCAAAAGGGCTCCGGTAAACGACAACAACTTTCTCAACCCAGAGGTTTCCAAACCAGTTTCCGACCCGGCGGAATCCGAGGAACATGGGGTCCCCGATCCA GACAACAAACCCGATGCCCCGGAAGCTGAGAAGGACCAGGCCCCAGTCCCAGATGCTCCTCAGAAAGATGAATCAAGCAGTGAAAACGCTTCCTCACCGGAGGCGGAAG CATCATCGGGTGCGACGACACCTCCCGATACAGTAGAAGAGCCTAAACCCGAAGGCTCAgaacctgaagcagagaCGCCAGCCGAAGAGGCTGCTCCACAATCTGCTGAGGAAAGGCCAGCTGAGGAAGCGGCCGAGCCGGCCGCTGAACCGAGCGAACAAACAGATACCGCTCCTGCCGACCCCGCGGCGGACGAGGCTCCTACTGAGGAGAAGCCTGCGGAAGAGACAGCGGAACCAGCGACTGCAGAACCGGCCGAAGACCAGTCACCTGCTGCGAAATCTCCTGAAACTGAAACCACAACAGAGCCCGAGGCAACGCCTGCGCCAACCGAAGAGGCCGCGCCCGAGCCGGCTGCGGAAGCAGAACAGCCTGCTGCCACGGACGCAGTAGCAGAAGCACCCGCCCCAGAAACCGCAACTGAAGAAGGCCCGGCGCCCAgtgaggagaaaaaggctgcAACTGAGACGACCGAGGAACCTGCGGCTGATACTCCACCTGAGTCATCCGCGGAGGAACTCAAGCCCACTGGCAAgaaaaacaagaagaagaataagaagaaaaagaagaatggagTAGAggagcctgagcctgagccgACAACAAAATCCGAACCGGCGACGGAGCCTGAACCAGCAGCGGAACCAGAACCAGCGGAGCCAGAAACGACAGCGACACcggaagaaggagcagagCCCGACGCAGCTACACAGCCTGAACCAGCGGcgccagaagcagcagagtcagaggcggcggcggagacagcACCAGCTACAAAGCCCGAAGCAGCTACGCAGCCTGAACCAGCggcgccagaagcagagccagaggcAGCGGCGGAAGCTAAGCCAACTACAGAGCCTGAAACAGTGCTGGaggcagcaccagcaccagccgcCGAGCCCGAGCTTGAGCCCGTTCAAAAGACGGAAGAgcctgcagctgctccagaGGAGCTAAACGAAGAATCCACAGCTTCGtcgggaaagaaaaagaagaaggaaaagaagaagaagaagaagggcggaGCAACACAGTCACCTCCACCTGAGCCCTCTGAAAACGAGCAGCCGGTGGCCAAATccgagccagcagcagagccgGCAGCAGACGCCGTAGCAGAACCGacagcagacgcagcagcggaacctacaacagaagcagcagcggaatccgagccagcagcagagccagcagcagacgcagcagcggaaccgacagcagacgcagcagcggaacctacaacagaagcagcagcggaatccgagccagcagcagagccagcagcagagccagcagcagagccagcagcagagccagcagcagagccagcagcagagccagcagcagagccagcagcagagccagcagcagagccagcagcagagccagcagcagagccagcagcagagccagcagcagagccagcagcagagccagcagcagagccagcagcagagccagcagcagagccagcagcagagccagcagcagagccagcagcagagccagcagcagagccagcagcagagccagcagcagagccagcagcagagccagcagcagagccagcagcagagccagcagcagagccagcagcagagccagcagcagagccagcagcagagccagcagcagagccagcagcagagccgGCAGCAGACGCCGTAGCAGAACCGacagcagacgcagcagcggaaccgacaacagaagcagcagcggagCCgacagaagcagcagcggaatcCGAGCCACCAACAGAGCCGgcagcagacgcagcagcagaagcagcaacgGAACCTGAGCCTGCTGTGGAGGCTGCACCAAAGGAGCCCCCGGAGCCTGCAACcggaggaaagaaaaagaagaaagacaagaagaacagaaagagtCGACAACAGTCTCCCTCTGCTGAGaaagctggggaagagacgGCTCCTGCTGTTCCTGCCGATCCTCCTGTCTCTGATCCAGCCGTCGCGGCCGGTGAACCAACACCAGCTGAGGATGACAAGCCTGCCACAGAACCGATTGAGGAGGCTAAGGACCTGGAGCCTCCTCAACCTGTAGAACCGGCCTCTacagcagagccagccaATGAGGAAAAACTGGCGGAGCCCACCGGGGAACCTTCTGTAGCAAAaccagctgaagaagcgccagTTTTAGTGGCGGCTGAGGAGCCACCCGCTGCAGAGTCTGGTGAAGCTGAGGTTTCAGCCCAAGAACCTGTTGACGAGCAAGTGCCTCCCTCAACTACGACTGAAGAGGAAGCACCCGCCACAAATGCTCAGGAGCCCGAGCCCGCCTCGGCACCGGCCGAAGGAACACCTGTTGCGGAAACTCCTGctgttgaagtcgaagccGAACCTGTAACTGGAGAATCTACGCCGGAGGAGTCTACGCCTGAAATTGTAGATGCTCTGggaacagctgcagagccagctgaAAGCGCTGAACCACTAGCTGAAGCGCCCACCGAGGAGAAACCTGCCGCAGAAGCTGAGGAGGCCCCAGCCCCCGAACCTGCCCCGGAGGTCGCAGCCGAAGCACCAAAGGAAGTAACCGAAGAGGTCGAGCCAACGCCCGACGAGGAGAAATCTGCCGCGGAAGCTGAGGAGGCCCCAGCATCCGAGCCTGCCCCGGAGGTCGCAGCTGAAGCACCAAACGAAGCAACCGAAGACGTCGAGCCAACGCCcgaggaagccgagaaaCCCGCCGAAGGGGCTGCTAATG AAGACGACTTTCCCGAGTGCGATCCTTCAGCAGGCTTCGACAAAGTAGAAGCGGAgaaggcagcggcggcgcaaCAGGCAGAAAAAGATGCTGAACtggaggcagaagaggcgTCTCGACAAGCAGACGAGCTGATTAACTTCGATGAAGCCCCCGCGTCTCCCgttgtggaagaagccaaagcGCCTGCAGCtcccgaagcagaagctgttgaccttgcgcctgcgcctgagCCAGCTGAGGCTCCGGCGGAGGAAGCGGCAGCCGTCACTGTTGATAAGACAGCGGAAGATGACCCCAAGGCCGCCGAACCAGAAACTCCAGCTGAGGCGCAACCTGAGGCCATTGAAGAAGCACCCGCACCTACGGTTGAGGAAGCTGCAGCGGCGGAGGAACCGTCAATGGAGCCTACAAAGGAGCCTGAACCGAGCGAGGCTGCTCCCGTAGAACAGGCCACAGAAGAAACTCCAACTGACGAGGTTAAGGAGCCGGAGGCCATTGCAGTCGCTCCTAATGAGGCCGCCGAGGAAGCGCCCGCCGAAGTCGAAGTCCCGGCTGTAGAGCCAGCCGCAGCTGCCCCTGAAACTGCAGAGCCTGAAAGTGAGCCTGTTtttgaagaagcaaagccGGAGTCTCCGGCTACCCGAGAGGCACCTGACGAGACAGTAGCTGAAACGCCAGCTGAAGAACCGCCGGTCGAGGACCAAGCTATTGTAGCGCCTGCGGTTGAAGACCCTCCTGTTGAAgaaccagcagcaccagctccagcagttGAAGATTTCCTCGTAAAGGACTCTGAGGCCGAGGGGGCGGCTGCACCGGTAGCTACCGAGGAACCCCCTCCATCAGCTGAAGAAGCCTCTAGAGAATTGGATATCTCGGACACTCCAGCCACATACATGGTCCCTGCCgccgctgttgctgctgctgctgccgcatATGGAGCAACACCATCCGAGCATCCAGCTTATCCTGTCGCCGCCGAGCCTGCCAAAGAATCAACACGGGCAATCGAAGACGAGTACGTCTACGACGAGCCGTCGCCAAGGACACTAGTGCCTGATACATCAGCTGAACTTGGAGGGCATGAATCGCTGGAAGACAAGTACGCTGCGGCTACCAGAGATTCCCTGGAACGTTCGaggcgacgaagacgaaagTCATACGCGGCCGACTACGATGACGAACGACGACCGTCGAAGAGCTCATCAGAAGGGCGCGGGCGGAGACATGTCCAAccggctcctccgcctccagccCCTCAAAAGACCGAGCGAAACAAGCTAAGCCAGCGATGGCTGGAGGCCCTTGAAGAGTCAAGAAGGCAATACGAAGAGAAATCTCAACGCGAACTGCGCCGGCtccagaagcttgctgcagagCAAGAACGAGCGAAGCGGTCTGAACGTCCTGGGCGCACCAGAAGCACTAAAGAAAGGGATTCCGTATCCAAAGAGTTAAGACAGAGAAGCTCAGGGGGAAGCCGCGACGGCGACCGAGCGCCATCGTCCAAACACTCACAGTCCACGGTTCCTAAGCCCCGGCACTTTTTGAAATACGTCCCCTCCGAAGAGGAAGTTTCGAGCAATGAGCCACTACCCAGGGTCAATAGCAACAAGGCTGTAGCGAACATTCCCGATATGCCGCGCAGACGCTCATCCACGAGCCATCATTCTCATGGTCACAGCCATCGTCACCCCTCTGAAGGACGGCCCTCCATGGAGCGGTCTAGTGGTTCCCGccgcagagaagaagacttCGCTCGGCTGGAAGCACGAGGCCACACAGAGAGGTCAAGCGGATCTCGTCGTAAGGAAGAGGACCCCTCTCGAATGGAAGTAGGACATACCACCGAGCGGTCGAGTGGTTCTCGCCGCAGGGAAGAGGATCCTGCTAGGGCAGAAGTACGCAGAGCTCGAAGACACTCCGAGGCGATTGCCGAAGCGCGAGGAGTCGAGCACTCTGAGCGAGAAGAACGCCGTCCTGACCGCCGGGAACGGCGTCGTGACGAGCGTGAGCGCCGGGATGAGTGTCAAGACGAGGCTCCCCGATCCCGAGGAGACGAGCATGAACGTCGGCGCCGTCACCATCGCAGACGTGAACCTACGCCTCCGCCCAGCGCAGCGACCAAGCTCAAGGGCATGCTGAAGGCCGTTATCGCCGCGCACTGA
- a CDS encoding bifunctional 4-hydroxy-4-methyl-2-oxoglutarate aldolase/oxaloacetate decarboxylase (transcript_id=CADANIAT00003423), with the protein MERTRLISRHLYHFQPAAASRGLLRSPQQALPRFPAPSQRAMSTTIQEKLDILQNYSACDVSDVLLKIQKPADGSPPRAGYLADLTPFSPILGRNTTTPKIIAPASTIQFIPKSSSPASLFSDSASTPNPDQTFPQGTHWVDNTEPNTIVLISQPPGQHCAVVGGIMAVRMKSLGIKGVVVDGRIRDLNEIQGASLPVWAKGTSTVGTGAEAKPGLRNVRIDVGGVTVDPGDIVFCDPLEGVVVIPKDLLDQVLEVMPRIVEADDKVKEAVEGGMSVFEAFKKFRG; encoded by the exons ATGGAACGAACTCGTCTTATTTCTAGACATTTATACCATTTccagccagctgcagcctctcGAGGTCTTCTCAGATCTCCCCAACAAGCACTTCCCCGCTTCCCCGCACCGTCACAGCGCGCCATGTCGACTACCATCCAAGAGAAATTAGATATCCTGCAGAACTACTCTGCGTGTGAT GTCTCCGACGTTCTCCTCAAGATTCAGAAGCCAGCGGATGGATCTCCCCCACGAGCTGGATATCTCGCTGATCTGA CCCCATTCTCCCCAATACTCGGGCGCAACACGACAACCCCCAAGATCATCGCCCCCGCTTCGACAATCCAATTCATTCCCaagtcctcctcgcccgCTTCCCTCTTTTCTGACTCCGCCTCCACCCCAAATCCAGACCAGACTTTCCCTCAAGGAACCCACTGGGTTGACAACACCGAGCCCAACACGATCGTGCTAATTTCCCAACCCCCCGGGCAACACTGCGCCGTTGTTGGCGGTATCATGGCCGTGCGGATGAAAAGTCTCGGCATTAAgggcgttgtggttgacgGCCGAATTCGGGATCTCAACGAGATCCAGGGCGCGAGCTTACCCGTCTGGGCCAAGGGGACATCGACAGTTGGAACAGGGGCGGAGGCAAAGCCGGGGTTGAGGAATGTGAGGATTGATGTCGGGGGTGTGACTGTGGATCCGGGGGATATTGTCTTTTGTGATCCTTTGGAAGGTGTTGTTGTCATTCCAAAGGATCTGTTGGATCAGGTTTTGGAGGTTATGCCGAGGATTGTGGAGGCAGATGATAAAGTCAAAGAGGCGGTTGAGGGCGGGATGAGTGTTTTTGAGGCTTTCAAGAAGTTTAGAGGTTAA